In one Anaerolineales bacterium genomic region, the following are encoded:
- a CDS encoding potassium transporter TrkA, with amino-acid sequence MFVIIVGGGKTGSQLAAQLISGGHKIILIEDRPAVLERLREELPKEVVIAGDGSSPKVLESAGIEQAQVLAAVTGEDEDNLVITTLGRFEFGVPRIIARVNNPKNVWLFTPEMGVDVALCQSDILAKLIAEEMSIGDMMTLMKLRKGEFSIVEEKVDPRAVVVGKTLRDIDLPPQCVFAAVIRKGQLIVPNGNTELAPVDEIIALVHASQVSKLADLLGRPKES; translated from the coding sequence ATGTTTGTTATCATTGTTGGTGGTGGAAAAACGGGCTCACAGCTCGCTGCGCAATTGATCAGCGGAGGTCATAAGATTATTCTGATCGAAGATCGTCCGGCTGTGCTGGAGAGGTTGCGGGAAGAGCTACCCAAAGAGGTGGTAATCGCTGGCGATGGTAGCTCGCCGAAGGTATTGGAAAGTGCAGGAATAGAGCAAGCCCAGGTGCTGGCTGCGGTAACCGGTGAAGATGAAGACAACCTGGTAATCACCACGCTGGGGCGCTTTGAGTTTGGGGTGCCGCGCATCATTGCCCGGGTAAATAACCCCAAGAACGTCTGGCTGTTCACTCCCGAGATGGGTGTGGATGTGGCTTTATGCCAGTCAGACATCCTGGCTAAGCTGATTGCAGAAGAGATGTCCATTGGTGACATGATGACCTTAATGAAATTGCGCAAGGGCGAATTTTCAATCGTGGAAGAAAAGGTGGACCCTCGGGCAGTCGTGGTTGGCAAGACGCTCAGGGATATCGATCTTCCGCCCCAATGTGTCTTTGCCGCGGTCATCCGTAAAGGACAGCTGATTGTGCCAAATGGTAACACAGAGCTCGCCCCGGTGGATGAGATCATCGCCCTGGTGCATGCCTCCCAG
- a CDS encoding potassium transporter TrkA yields MKIIVMGCGRVGEQLARLLVDEGHQVAVIDYEASALERLGPGFKGQKVVGVGFDRDVLVRAGIEQADAFAAASSSDNANIVAARIAHNIFHVPRVVARLFDPQRAEIYRRLGMLTISSTTWGAERLRELLTSAELDPQFSFGSGEVSLVSIELPPQLAGRIVRDLTVSSEIGIIAITRQGAAFIPTLGSQFKEGDLVHAAVAASSLERLKTLLGLEEGG; encoded by the coding sequence ATGAAGATTATTGTGATGGGGTGCGGTCGGGTGGGCGAACAACTGGCCCGCCTGCTCGTGGATGAGGGACACCAGGTGGCGGTGATTGATTATGAGGCCAGTGCGTTGGAGCGCTTGGGGCCGGGTTTCAAGGGGCAAAAAGTGGTTGGTGTGGGATTTGACCGGGATGTTTTGGTCAGGGCGGGTATCGAACAGGCGGATGCATTTGCGGCTGCCAGCTCTTCCGATAATGCCAATATCGTAGCCGCCCGCATCGCCCATAATATTTTTCACGTGCCAAGGGTTGTGGCGCGCTTATTTGACCCTCAACGGGCTGAAATCTATCGCCGCCTGGGCATGCTGACCATCTCTTCCACCACCTGGGGTGCCGAACGCCTGCGTGAGCTGCTCACCTCCGCTGAGCTCGACCCGCAATTCAGTTTTGGAAGTGGAGAAGTGAGCCTGGTCAGTATCGAGCTACCACCACAGCTGGCAGGCCGGATAGTGCGAGACCTGACTGTGTCGAGCGAGATCGGTATCATCGCCATTACTCGCCAGGGAGCGGCGTTTATCCCCACCCTTGGAAGCCAGTTCAAGGAAGGCGATCTGGTTCATGCAGCGGTCGCAGCTTCATCATTGGAGCGATTGAAGACGTTATTAGGGTTGGAAGAAGGAGGGTAG
- a CDS encoding DNA-binding response regulator — protein sequence MTTQPHILVIDDEAQILRALRTILTAKQFKVSVASRGEEGLAMAAAQPPDLVILDLSLPDMDGVEVCARLREWTRVPIIILSVRESERDKVIALDKGADDYLTKPFGIEELLARIRVALRHSAQTLGPQNNQIIHASPVVIDLAMHTVQRDGEEIKLTATEFKLLAYLAANAGRVLTNQSILSHVWDPAESDRVEYLRVYIRQLRKKLEIDPDHPQVIRNEPGIGYRFIADEQDLR from the coding sequence ATGACCACCCAACCGCATATTCTTGTGATCGATGATGAAGCGCAGATTTTGCGGGCGTTACGCACCATCCTGACTGCCAAACAATTCAAAGTGAGCGTGGCCAGCCGGGGCGAGGAGGGGCTGGCTATGGCAGCCGCGCAACCACCAGACCTGGTCATACTCGACCTCAGCCTGCCAGATATGGATGGGGTTGAGGTGTGTGCCCGCCTGCGCGAATGGACCCGGGTACCGATCATCATTCTATCGGTGCGGGAAAGCGAGAGAGATAAAGTTATTGCCCTCGACAAAGGAGCGGATGACTACCTGACAAAACCATTTGGTATCGAAGAGTTGCTGGCGCGCATCCGCGTGGCTCTCCGCCACTCCGCACAGACACTCGGCCCGCAGAATAACCAGATTATCCATGCCAGCCCGGTGGTGATCGACCTGGCGATGCACACAGTTCAGCGGGATGGTGAAGAAATTAAATTAACAGCCACGGAATTCAAGCTGCTGGCATACCTGGCAGCCAACGCCGGGCGGGTGTTGACCAACCAATCCATCCTATCACATGTGTGGGACCCGGCAGAATCTGACCGCGTGGAATACCTGCGGGTATATATCCGCCAGCTGCGCAAGAAATTGGAGATCGATCCAGATCATCCCCAAGTTATTCGCAATGAACCAGGAATCGGCTATCGTTTCATTGCGGATGAGCAAGATTTGAGATAA
- a CDS encoding acyl-CoA thioesterase, whose product MPDFHFYHLIEVRYGDLDPQGHVNNAKFLTYMEQARVFYLKHLKLWEGGSFLNIGIILADVQITFRKAIEFGDQVRVGVCIARIGTKSMTSEYRIEDARDSSEYASGSSVLVAYDYPNKRSVVIPEDWRKSIQHFEGMLEK is encoded by the coding sequence ATGCCTGACTTTCATTTCTACCACCTTATTGAAGTACGCTATGGAGACTTGGACCCACAGGGGCATGTCAACAACGCGAAATTTCTAACCTATATGGAGCAAGCCCGCGTTTTTTATCTCAAGCATTTAAAACTTTGGGAGGGGGGTTCATTTTTAAATATTGGCATCATCCTGGCGGATGTTCAGATCACATTTCGCAAGGCGATCGAGTTTGGTGATCAGGTTCGGGTGGGCGTATGCATCGCGCGCATTGGCACCAAGAGCATGACCTCGGAGTACCGTATCGAGGATGCCCGTGATTCGAGTGAATATGCCAGTGGCTCGAGCGTCTTGGTGGCGTATGACTATCCCAACAAACGCTCCGTGGTAATACCAGAAGATTGGCGTAAGTCTATCCAGCATTTTGAAGGCATGCTTGAGAAGTAA
- a CDS encoding peptidase M42 has protein sequence MSLPQIDTEFLLNFLSGILRTPSPTGLADPAVAYTEQAFKSFPDLALTRNRKGALIVTWKATKNESPRTLTAHVDTLGAMVKQIKPNGRLMLTKIGSFAWNTIEGEGCTVFCNQGEPVRGSILFELASGHVHGSKVNESKRDDENMEVRLDARTNNKDETGALGIRVGDFIAFDPRVEITNGFVRSRHLDDKASVACLITAVKALHDAGLKPAQTTYFHFSNYEEVGHGAAVGIPADTVELLSVDMAAVGEGQTSDEFHATLCVKDSGGPYHHGFNQKLRNMAEAHGIPYKVDIYPYYGSDGEAFWRAGGDVAVALIGPGVDASHNYERTHLDALVATTQWVMAYILS, from the coding sequence ATGTCTCTTCCCCAGATCGATACTGAATTTTTATTAAATTTCCTCTCTGGAATATTACGCACCCCAAGCCCGACCGGCTTGGCAGATCCTGCAGTTGCTTATACAGAACAAGCATTCAAATCTTTTCCTGATCTGGCTCTCACACGCAACCGTAAAGGAGCCCTGATTGTCACCTGGAAGGCTACCAAGAACGAAAGCCCCCGTACCCTCACCGCACATGTGGACACCCTGGGTGCCATGGTAAAGCAGATCAAGCCTAATGGCCGCTTGATGCTGACCAAGATTGGTAGCTTTGCCTGGAATACCATCGAAGGAGAGGGCTGCACAGTCTTTTGCAACCAGGGTGAGCCTGTGCGTGGATCCATCTTATTCGAACTAGCCTCAGGGCATGTACACGGGAGCAAGGTCAACGAGAGCAAGCGAGATGATGAAAACATGGAAGTGCGCCTTGATGCCCGGACAAATAATAAGGACGAGACAGGTGCATTGGGAATTCGGGTGGGAGATTTTATCGCTTTCGATCCGCGCGTTGAAATCACCAATGGATTTGTTCGCTCACGCCACCTGGATGATAAAGCCAGTGTAGCCTGTCTTATCACCGCGGTTAAGGCACTTCATGATGCAGGCTTGAAACCAGCACAAACCACCTATTTTCATTTCAGTAATTACGAGGAAGTCGGTCACGGTGCAGCTGTGGGGATACCTGCCGATACAGTCGAGCTTTTGAGTGTTGACATGGCTGCTGTCGGCGAAGGTCAGACATCAGATGAGTTCCACGCAACTTTATGCGTTAAGGATTCGGGGGGGCCATACCATCACGGTTTTAACCAAAAACTTCGCAATATGGCAGAAGCGCATGGTATCCCTTATAAGGTGGACATCTACCCATACTATGGATCCGATGGGGAAGCATTCTGGCGCGCAGGGGGTGATGTAGCAGTCGCTCTGATTGGCCCTGGGGTAGATGCATCCCATAATTACGAACGCACCCACCTGGATGCACTGGTAGCCACCACCCAATGGGTGATGGCATATATACTTTCCTGA
- a CDS encoding LLM class F420-dependent oxidoreductase, whose protein sequence is MPASSYPFLIDATLPPVALSAVPAIAQAAEAMGFNALWSTETMHDPFLPGALIAEHTQKIHFGTAVAIAFARSPANLAYTAWDLAQASGGRFILGLGTQVKAHIERRFGMPWPASVIGHLREQIEAVRAFWSTWQTNQPLNYRSEQYRLNLMSPFFNPGPIKHPDIPIYIAGVNTGLARLAGEVAQGFHAHPFHTTRYLREVILPAVEQGIARAGRQKSEVCVSTSAFVVTSPEEQAFVRAQIAFYASTPSYRPVMALHGWDDIAHQLSALAARGQWVDMADLISDDILDACAVIAPAADLPAALAERYSGLVGQLGIYIPFKPGERDAFWKHLLQGG, encoded by the coding sequence ATGCCAGCTTCTTCCTATCCATTTTTAATCGATGCCACCCTCCCACCCGTTGCGCTTTCTGCAGTGCCGGCCATTGCCCAAGCGGCCGAAGCGATGGGCTTTAATGCCCTGTGGTCTACCGAAACGATGCACGACCCCTTCCTTCCCGGAGCCCTGATCGCTGAACACACCCAGAAGATCCACTTCGGGACGGCAGTCGCCATTGCCTTTGCCCGCAGCCCGGCTAATCTGGCTTATACCGCCTGGGACCTGGCCCAAGCTTCGGGAGGCCGCTTTATCCTGGGGTTGGGTACGCAGGTCAAGGCACATATCGAACGGCGCTTCGGCATGCCCTGGCCTGCTTCGGTAATTGGTCACTTGCGCGAGCAGATCGAGGCAGTGCGTGCATTTTGGTCCACCTGGCAAACCAACCAGCCACTGAATTACCGCAGTGAACAATACCGGCTCAACCTGATGTCGCCCTTTTTCAACCCGGGGCCGATCAAGCACCCTGATATCCCCATCTACATCGCCGGTGTCAATACCGGGTTAGCCAGGCTGGCTGGTGAAGTGGCCCAGGGATTCCATGCTCATCCATTTCACACCACCCGTTACCTGCGCGAGGTAATCCTGCCTGCGGTGGAGCAAGGGATCGCCAGGGCTGGTCGGCAAAAATCGGAGGTGTGTGTCTCCACCTCTGCATTCGTGGTGACATCACCGGAAGAACAGGCTTTTGTGCGCGCCCAGATCGCCTTTTATGCCTCCACTCCTTCCTATCGGCCCGTGATGGCCCTACACGGCTGGGACGACATAGCTCACCAGCTCTCGGCGCTGGCTGCCAGGGGCCAGTGGGTGGATATGGCGGACTTGATCAGCGATGATATCCTGGATGCGTGTGCGGTAATTGCCCCAGCTGCCGATCTCCCCGCTGCCCTGGCTGAACGGTACAGCGGGCTGGTGGGTCAGCTTGGTATCTATATTCCCTTTAAGCCCGGCGAGCGTGATGCTTTTTGGAAACACTTGCTACAAGGCGGATAA
- a CDS encoding protein-L-isoaspartate O-methyltransferase, with product MEDEADFTKLRNRMVTEQIVSRGIHDERLLDALRQLPRHWFVPEEYAHIAYTDGPLPIGRGQTISQPYIVALMTELLGLQGDENVLEVGTGSGYQSALLALLARQVHTIERHASLAENAINVMEKLHITNVIIHIGDGSLGLPDYAPYQAIMVTAAAPRVPQPLFDQLDESGCLVIPEGGPGGQMLDCWHKEQGDLIQEHIAPVAFVPLRGKHGWKENNWGIF from the coding sequence ATGGAAGACGAAGCCGATTTTACAAAACTGCGTAATCGCATGGTTACCGAGCAAATCGTCTCGCGTGGCATCCACGATGAGCGTTTGTTGGATGCCCTTCGTCAGCTGCCTCGCCATTGGTTCGTTCCGGAAGAGTATGCCCACATCGCCTACACCGACGGCCCACTGCCGATCGGTCGTGGCCAAACCATCTCACAACCCTATATTGTTGCCTTGATGACCGAGTTACTCGGATTACAAGGCGATGAAAACGTCCTCGAAGTGGGGACAGGCTCAGGATACCAGTCAGCATTGTTGGCCTTGCTGGCGCGCCAGGTTCACACCATTGAGCGTCATGCTTCCCTGGCGGAGAATGCCATCAATGTGATGGAAAAGCTGCATATTACCAATGTGATCATTCATATTGGTGATGGCAGCCTCGGTCTCCCAGATTATGCTCCATACCAGGCCATCATGGTCACCGCTGCAGCCCCGCGTGTACCCCAGCCGTTGTTCGATCAGCTGGACGAAAGCGGCTGTCTGGTTATCCCTGAAGGCGGGCCTGGTGGGCAGATGCTCGACTGCTGGCACAAGGAGCAAGGAGATTTGATCCAGGAGCATATCGCTCCAGTAGCTTTTGTGCCTCTACGCGGAAAGCATGGCTGGAAGGAAAATAATTGGGGAATTTTTTAA
- a CDS encoding ribonuclease HII, with translation MPAFDPSLLPAEPDLSFELALWQAGLTWVAGIDEAGRGALAGPVAAAAVILPQDETVTRQLSGVRDSKQMTAAQREVARAKIIQHALAWGVGTATNEEIDQLGILPATRLAACRALAALSTTPLHLLLDYLFLPDISIPQTALIKGDCRSLSIASASVLAKTTRDALLRELDISYPEYGFASHKGYGTAEHRAALKRLGACPVHRLSFALYGESHPAVDGFLPDLD, from the coding sequence ATGCCAGCATTTGATCCTTCTCTGCTCCCAGCCGAGCCCGATCTATCCTTTGAGTTGGCGTTATGGCAGGCAGGCCTCACCTGGGTGGCTGGCATCGATGAAGCCGGGCGGGGAGCGCTGGCCGGCCCGGTGGCTGCGGCAGCGGTGATCCTGCCACAGGATGAGACAGTGACCCGGCAATTGAGCGGGGTGCGTGATTCAAAACAGATGACCGCCGCCCAAAGAGAAGTGGCCAGGGCCAAGATCATCCAGCACGCCCTTGCCTGGGGGGTGGGTACCGCGACCAACGAGGAGATCGACCAGCTAGGAATTTTACCTGCCACCCGGCTGGCAGCTTGCCGCGCATTGGCGGCCTTGAGTACAACCCCGCTGCACCTGCTATTGGACTATTTATTCCTTCCCGATATTTCCATTCCGCAGACCGCCTTAATCAAGGGAGATTGCCGGTCCTTGAGCATCGCCTCGGCATCCGTCCTGGCAAAGACAACCCGAGATGCCCTCCTCAGAGAGCTTGACATTTCCTACCCCGAATATGGTTTTGCCTCCCACAAGGGATATGGAACAGCTGAACATCGTGCCGCCTTGAAGCGCCTGGGGGCATGCCCTGTTCACCGCCTCAGCTTTGCGCTCTATGGAGAATCACACCCTGCAGTGGACGGATTCTTGCCGGACCTCGATTAG
- a CDS encoding glycosyl transferase gives MGHLEAPFLSLIIPAHNEEARLPDTLRQVFEFITAQPYRTEVLVVENGSSDKTFQIASEFAIANSQLRVLQNNQSGKGIAVRQGMLDAHGEYRFMCDVDLSMPVSEINRFLPPHLDGYDIAIASREAPGAIRYNEPYYRHFVGRIYNGLIRTVALPGLQDTQCGFKCFKASVVEDVFRRQTLDGWSFDVEILFIARLIGYQVVEVPIPWYYNPHSKISVARDSFKMGLDLLTIRLNALRGVYNRTHASI, from the coding sequence TTGGGTCATCTGGAAGCACCTTTTTTGTCATTAATTATCCCGGCTCATAATGAAGAAGCACGCCTGCCTGATACCTTGCGGCAGGTATTTGAGTTTATCACCGCACAGCCATACCGCACTGAAGTGTTGGTGGTTGAGAATGGCAGTTCCGATAAAACTTTCCAAATCGCTTCAGAGTTTGCCATAGCCAATTCACAATTGAGAGTCCTTCAAAATAACCAGAGTGGGAAGGGGATTGCGGTAAGGCAAGGCATGCTGGATGCGCACGGTGAATACCGGTTCATGTGTGATGTCGACCTTTCCATGCCGGTAAGTGAAATTAACCGTTTCCTCCCGCCTCACCTGGATGGATATGACATCGCTATTGCTTCCCGCGAAGCACCAGGGGCGATCAGGTATAACGAACCATATTACCGGCACTTTGTGGGGCGAATTTATAATGGCTTGATCCGCACCGTGGCTCTTCCAGGGCTGCAAGATACCCAATGTGGCTTCAAGTGTTTTAAGGCTTCGGTAGTAGAAGATGTCTTCAGGCGCCAAACCTTAGATGGATGGTCGTTTGATGTGGAGATCCTGTTCATCGCCAGGCTTATCGGATACCAAGTAGTCGAGGTGCCTATTCCCTGGTATTACAATCCGCACAGCAAGATCAGTGTGGCGCGCGATTCGTTCAAGATGGGCCTCGACCTGCTCACCATCCGCCTGAATGCCCTGCGCGGCGTTTACAATCGTACTCATGCCAGCATTTGA
- a CDS encoding ribonuclease HI, translated as MGDMPRVTIYTDGACEPNPGHGGWAALLQFGKYERELCGSEKHTTNNRMELTAAVSALQALQEPCQVTLYTDSEYLRRGITEWLPDWRRRGWKRKSGQLANIDLWQALEAIMSKHEITWHWVRGHAGNQLNQRVDSLARKAMRKST; from the coding sequence ATGGGCGACATGCCAAGGGTGACGATTTACACTGATGGTGCCTGTGAGCCAAACCCAGGCCATGGGGGTTGGGCGGCCCTGCTCCAATTTGGGAAGTATGAAAGAGAGCTGTGTGGCTCAGAGAAGCACACCACCAACAACCGCATGGAGCTGACCGCGGCAGTAAGTGCCTTGCAGGCCCTCCAGGAGCCCTGCCAAGTGACTCTTTATACTGATTCGGAGTATCTACGTAGGGGCATCACGGAGTGGTTGCCGGATTGGCGCAGGCGGGGTTGGAAGCGGAAAAGCGGGCAGCTGGCAAATATCGACCTGTGGCAGGCGCTAGAAGCGATCATGAGCAAGCATGAGATAACCTGGCACTGGGTGCGGGGGCATGCAGGTAACCAGCTCAACCAGCGGGTGGACAGCCTGGCACGTAAAGCCATGCGCAAATCCACTTGA
- a CDS encoding inositol monophosphatase yields MTPTLDGLIDIARQAGEILRQSFGKNLDVEYKSLIDLVSEADRQSERLLLNYIRQHFPGDSIQAEESGGLPGSSERVWYIDPLDGTVNYLHGIPIYSVSIAYAEGGVLRQGVVYDPVHDECFSAEHGKGAFLNGHLIHPASATDLDHALLVTGFSYDIRDIPDNNLDNFAYFALHSQGVRRLGSAALDLCYVACGRLDGFWELILQPWDLAAGALIAIEAGAKVSNIDGGPDFISPPPSVIAANHQLHPLILAGVHQK; encoded by the coding sequence ATGACTCCCACACTCGATGGACTGATCGACATTGCACGCCAGGCAGGCGAGATCCTGCGCCAAAGCTTCGGCAAAAACCTGGATGTTGAATACAAGAGCCTGATCGACCTGGTCAGTGAAGCAGACCGCCAATCAGAGCGGCTGCTACTCAATTACATCCGTCAGCATTTCCCTGGTGATTCCATCCAGGCAGAGGAGAGTGGTGGGCTGCCCGGCTCATCTGAACGGGTTTGGTACATTGACCCTTTGGATGGTACGGTCAACTATTTGCATGGAATACCTATTTATTCAGTTTCGATCGCATATGCTGAAGGTGGAGTTTTACGACAGGGGGTGGTGTATGACCCTGTGCATGATGAATGCTTCAGCGCCGAGCACGGTAAAGGCGCCTTTTTAAACGGTCACCTAATCCACCCGGCCTCTGCCACCGACCTGGATCATGCCCTGTTGGTTACCGGTTTCTCGTACGACATACGCGATATCCCGGATAATAACCTGGATAATTTTGCCTACTTCGCTTTGCATTCCCAGGGAGTCAGGCGCCTCGGATCAGCCGCACTGGATTTGTGTTATGTGGCTTGCGGTCGTCTGGATGGATTTTGGGAACTGATTCTACAGCCGTGGGACCTGGCTGCCGGTGCACTGATTGCCATTGAAGCTGGTGCTAAGGTCAGCAATATCGATGGTGGTCCTGACTTCATCTCTCCGCCTCCGTCTGTGATCGCCGCCAATCATCAGCTGCACCCCCTCATACTGGCAGGCGTACATCAAAAATAG
- the surE gene encoding 5'/3'-nucleotidase SurE: MERPIQILLTNDDGIKSPGLWAAAGALSELGYVHVVAPRDQFSGAGRSLPSTSDGIITPQQMQVNGKLWTVYSVGGTPAQAILHAICEILPERPDLVVSGINYGENLGQGVTVSGTVGAAMEGAGNGIPAMAVSLETEQEHHLSYSTAVDFSTAAYFTQLFGRMLLEKHMPLDVDLIKVDVPCDATPQTAWEVTRLSRQAYFVPITPKRESWDKPETVGYTRIDELSESGLDTDVYSLRVKRMVSVTPLSLDLTSRVGLKDFEQFLRAG, from the coding sequence ATGGAAAGACCAATCCAAATCTTGCTGACCAATGACGATGGCATTAAATCCCCAGGGCTGTGGGCAGCCGCTGGAGCACTTTCAGAGCTGGGCTATGTACACGTGGTGGCACCGCGTGACCAGTTCTCAGGCGCTGGGCGCAGCCTGCCGTCCACCTCCGACGGGATCATCACCCCGCAACAGATGCAGGTGAATGGCAAGCTATGGACGGTGTACAGCGTAGGTGGTACACCAGCCCAGGCAATCCTGCATGCCATCTGCGAAATCCTGCCAGAGCGCCCCGACCTGGTGGTTTCGGGGATTAATTATGGGGAGAATCTTGGGCAGGGGGTGACCGTCTCGGGGACGGTGGGGGCAGCCATGGAAGGGGCAGGAAACGGAATTCCAGCGATGGCTGTTTCGTTAGAGACCGAGCAGGAACATCACCTTTCCTATTCAACCGCAGTCGACTTTTCGACAGCCGCTTACTTTACCCAGCTATTCGGGCGTATGTTGCTGGAGAAGCACATGCCCTTGGATGTGGACCTGATCAAGGTGGATGTGCCCTGCGATGCCACACCGCAGACTGCCTGGGAAGTTACCAGGTTGTCTCGTCAGGCTTACTTTGTCCCCATTACACCCAAGCGTGAATCATGGGATAAGCCGGAGACAGTGGGTTATACCCGCATCGATGAGCTCAGCGAAAGCGGCCTGGATACGGATGTGTACTCTCTGCGGGTAAAAAGAATGGTCTCGGTAACACCGCTCAGCCTGGATCTGACTTCACGGGTTGGTCTGAAGGACTTCGAGCAGTTCTTGCGAGCCGGGTGA
- a CDS encoding co-chaperone GroES, whose translation MSINFKPLGSRVVVEPIEQDEITPSGIVLPETAKEKPQKGTVLAVGPGDRDEEGKRIAMDVKKGDVVLFAKYSGTEIKVDGKKLLILRESDLLAIVEDK comes from the coding sequence ATGTCCATCAATTTCAAACCGTTAGGCAGCCGTGTGGTGGTTGAACCGATCGAGCAAGATGAGATCACGCCCAGCGGCATCGTTCTCCCCGAAACAGCAAAAGAAAAACCCCAAAAAGGGACCGTTTTGGCTGTCGGCCCTGGTGACCGCGATGAAGAAGGTAAACGCATCGCCATGGACGTCAAGAAAGGTGATGTAGTCCTGTTCGCCAAGTATTCCGGCACCGAGATCAAGGTGGATGGCAAGAAACTGCTCATCCTGCGCGAAAGCGACCTGCTAGCAATTGTTGAAGACAAATAA
- the groL gene encoding chaperonin GroEL: MAAKQLQFSEEARRKLSKGMDVLATAVTTTLGPKGRNVALDRKFGSPTITHDGVTVAKEIELEDPFENMGAQLLKEAATKTNDIAGDGTTTSTVLAHAIVTEGMKNLAAGFNPMLLKHGIEAATKAVVKQIGEDAIEVTTKAEIGNVASISAQDRVIGELIADVMDKVGKDGVITVEESKGLEFETEYVEGMQFDRGYISPYFITDPEHMEASIDDAYILIYDKKISAAADIVPLLEKLVQIGKRDLVIIAEDVDGEALATLVLNKIRGMLNAVAVKAPGFGDRRKAMLQDIAVLTNGQVISEETGRKLDGTTIADLGRAEKVVITKDDTTVVGGKGDAAMIKGRIDQIRVEIDKSTSDYDKEKLQERLAKLSGGVAIIRVGAATETELKEKKHRVEDALSATRAAVEDGIVPGGGVALINAMKAIEHLKMDNDDAQIGVNIVRKALEIPLRKIAENAGKDGSVILETVRRTQKEKKNKNVGYNVISEEYVDMIKDGVIDPAKVTRGALENAASIAAMILTTEALITDVPEKEKPAPMPPGGGMDY; encoded by the coding sequence ATGGCAGCAAAACAACTACAATTTTCTGAAGAAGCCCGTCGCAAGCTGAGCAAGGGCATGGATGTCCTGGCAACCGCCGTCACCACCACCCTGGGCCCTAAAGGCCGCAACGTGGCCCTGGACCGCAAATTCGGTTCCCCCACCATCACCCATGACGGCGTGACCGTCGCCAAGGAAATCGAGCTGGAAGACCCCTTTGAGAACATGGGCGCCCAGCTGCTCAAAGAAGCCGCCACCAAGACCAACGATATCGCCGGTGATGGCACCACCACCTCCACCGTACTGGCCCACGCCATCGTTACCGAGGGCATGAAGAACCTGGCTGCTGGCTTCAACCCCATGCTGCTCAAGCACGGTATCGAAGCCGCCACCAAGGCCGTTGTGAAGCAGATTGGCGAGGATGCCATCGAAGTCACCACCAAGGCCGAGATCGGCAACGTCGCCTCCATTTCTGCCCAGGACCGTGTTATTGGTGAGCTGATCGCCGATGTGATGGACAAGGTTGGAAAAGACGGCGTCATCACCGTGGAAGAGTCCAAGGGTCTGGAATTCGAGACCGAGTACGTCGAAGGTATGCAGTTCGACCGTGGCTATATCTCTCCTTATTTCATCACCGATCCCGAGCACATGGAAGCCTCCATTGACGATGCTTACATCCTGATCTACGACAAGAAGATCTCTGCTGCGGCTGATATTGTCCCACTGCTTGAGAAGCTGGTCCAGATTGGTAAGCGCGACCTGGTCATCATCGCCGAGGACGTGGACGGCGAAGCCCTGGCTACCCTGGTCCTCAACAAGATCCGCGGCATGCTCAACGCTGTGGCCGTCAAAGCCCCTGGCTTCGGCGATCGCCGCAAAGCTATGCTGCAGGACATTGCCGTGCTGACCAATGGTCAGGTTATCTCCGAAGAGACCGGCCGCAAGCTGGACGGCACCACCATCGCCGACCTCGGCCGTGCCGAGAAGGTCGTCATTACCAAGGATGACACCACCGTTGTAGGTGGCAAAGGCGACGCAGCCATGATCAAGGGCCGCATTGACCAAATTCGGGTTGAGATCGATAAGTCCACCAGCGATTATGACAAAGAAAAACTACAGGAACGCCTGGCCAAGTTGTCGGGTGGTGTAGCGATTATCCGCGTCGGCGCTGCCACCGAGACCGAGCTGAAAGAAAAGAAACATCGCGTCGAAGATGCCCTGTCAGCCACCCGCGCGGCGGTTGAAGACGGTATCGTCCCAGGCGGTGGTGTAGCCCTGATCAATGCCATGAAGGCTATCGAACACCTGAAGATGGATAACGATGATGCCCAGATTGGTGTCAACATCGTCCGCAAGGCGCTGGAGATCCCGCTGCGCAAGATCGCTGAGAACGCCGGCAAAGACGGTTCTGTCATTCTTGAAACCGTCCGCCGCACGCAGAAGGAAAAGAAGAACAAAAACGTGGGCTATAACGTAATCAGCGAAGAGTACGTGGATATGATTAAAGATGGTGTGATCGATCCCGCCAAGGTAACCCGCGGCGCCCTCGAGAACGCAGCCTCCATCGCCGCCATGATCCTGACCACCGAAGCCCTGATCACCGACGTGCCTGAGAAGGAAAAACCCGCCCCCATGCCCCCCGGCGGCGGAATGGATTACTAA